The genomic segment TCAAATATAACCTTCATATAATAAAAATTTAGTCCTGTGCTTTTTTGATTTGGGTCTATTCATTAAGGTAAACTATTAATGCCCCGCTTTTACGCTTAATGCCTTTATCCCATTTATAATCAAGCACAATTTTTTTTCTTTTAAATTCAATTAGCTGATTCTCAATAACACCAGGTAAAACAGGTTTGCCATTAGTACCTGTGCCTTTTCCCACTATAATTAATACAGTGCGCTTGCCTTTACACCTTGATTTATTGATAAAATTCTCATTTTCTTTTAAAGCTTCTGCTGCTGTACAGCCGTGTAAATCAAGTTCATCTTGGGGCAAAGGGTAATATTTGATTATTTCTTTTTTATTCAGTATTTTATCTGCTTTAACCCCATTGTACTTTTCAATCAAAATCATTTCCCTGGTTTTTCCAGCCAGGGATATTTCAAGCATTTGTTCAAAATCTTCTTTATCACTCTTTTTTATATTTTTTTTTATATTTTTGGAAAATGAATCTGGCTCATTATGTTCATTATCCATAAAATATTTATATAAATCTTCATCACTGCTTAATACAGGCAGTCCATTTTTTAAAGGAAGATGAGTTTTTTTTGTATTTTGTATTTTGGGTTTTTTTTGTTTTTTTGCTTTTTTAACAACCTTTGGAAGATTATCATCCTTATCAGTAAAATATTCTTTTAAATCAATGTGTTCTTCTATAATAGGTATTTTATTTTTAGTCAGTTTATTTTTAGTCAGGCTGACAGGTTCTATATCTTTATTTACAAAAGAGGCATCTGGCAGTATTACGGCTTCTTTTTTTTCTGGGTCTGGATTTTTTTTCAAAGATTCAGATTTCTTTTGTTTAAAACCAAGTTTGTTTATAAAATTTTCAAGAATGGAAAGCATAGTTAAGTTTTACAAGGAGGGTATAAAATTGAAGTATTCAGTTTTTAAAAAATTACTATTTAATTAAAACAATTGTTCTATTAAAAAAAGTGTTATTGTCAAGTGTATAAGACATTTTTTTTGTTTTAAGACGGTTTTGTGCAAAAAGCTGAATACATTCAGGATAAAGCTCCCATTCTTTTTCCAGTCCTTTTATTTTAACATCATCAAGTGTATCGTTTTTTTCTATATAAAAAGATTTCTGGCCTATGATGGGTCCTGAATCTTCTCCATAATCAATAAAATGAACTGTACATCCCCCAACTCTGCACCCGTAAC from the Desulfonema limicola genome contains:
- a CDS encoding Smr/MutS family protein, giving the protein MLSILENFINKLGFKQKKSESLKKNPDPEKKEAVILPDASFVNKDIEPVSLTKNKLTKNKIPIIEEHIDLKEYFTDKDDNLPKVVKKAKKQKKPKIQNTKKTHLPLKNGLPVLSSDEDLYKYFMDNEHNEPDSFSKNIKKNIKKSDKEDFEQMLEISLAGKTREMILIEKYNGVKADKILNKKEIIKYYPLPQDELDLHGCTAAEALKENENFINKSRCKGKRTVLIIVGKGTGTNGKPVLPGVIENQLIEFKRKKIVLDYKWDKGIKRKSGALIVYLNE